Part of the Streptomyces sp. WMMC500 genome is shown below.
CGCGGCCCACGGCCGCGGCCCCACGGGCGCGGTCCGAGGGTGGGGCCCGCGGGTGGGGCCGCCGGTGTTTGCGCGGGGCCGCGACGGCTACCCGCCGTACTCCACCCGAGCAGCGAGGAGATCAGCCATGCGAGCCATCGCCGACGTCCTGCGCATGATCGGCGGCGCCCTTGCCACGATCGTGACGCTTCCCTTCCGCCTGGTCGCCCGGCTCTTCAGCGGGGCCTCCCGGACCGGTCGCAGGAACCGCCGGCGCACCGTCTGAGACCCCGCCCGCCCGCCGCCCGGAGCGCGTCCTCGCCCCCTGTCCCGGACGCGCCCCGGGCCGTTCCGACCCGCCGGGCTCCCGCCGGGCGCCCGGCTGTCGGCCGGACCTGCCACAATGCAGTCCGCCACAGATGACAGAAAGCGGGGCGGACGTGACGGCGTCGGTATCGATTGAGGCCAGGATCGCCGAGGAGCTCGGCGTACGCGAGCGGCAGATCACTGCGGCGGTGCGGCTGCTCGACGACGGCGCCACCGTGCCGTTCATCGCGCGTTACCGCAAAGAGGCGACGGAGATGCTCGACGACGCCCAGTTGCGCACCGCGGAGGAGCGGCTGCGGTATCTGCGGGAGCTGGAGGACCGGCGGGCGGCGATCCTGGAGTCCGTGCGCGGCCAGGGCAAGCTGACCGAGGAGCTGGAGGCGCAGATCCGTGCCGCCGACTCCAAGGCCCGGCTGGAGGACGTCTATCTGCCCTACAAGCCGAAGCGCCGCACCAAGGCGCAGATCGCCCGCGAGGCCGGTCTCGAACCGCTGGCCGACGGGCTGCTGGCCGACCCCTCGGTGGAGCCGCTCGCGGCGGCCGCCGCGTTCGTGGACGCGGACAAGGGCGTCGCCGACCCGGCCGCGGCGCTGGAGGGCGCGCGGGCC
Proteins encoded:
- a CDS encoding LPFR motif small protein: MRAIADVLRMIGGALATIVTLPFRLVARLFSGASRTGRRNRRRTV